In Hahella sp. KA22, one genomic interval encodes:
- a CDS encoding murein hydrolase activator EnvC produces the protein MLAPAAAENVRADSGWQDQGDHEKKLKELKRDISKLKDWIHDAQGEQSDLEKELRATEEKIQDKVREINKLQTSINDTEKQVDELEDKEKEHLASLSQQKGLLARQIQAAYGMGREQGVKLLLNAEDPTTLQRMLAYYDYLNVARGEHIEKYRQTIEELKQTRAEILKRNQALLESRNALALSKETLESKRKERETTLAKLNSSLNYKQNELTRMQKNQKQLETLVKEVEKAISNLELTQDSVPFSKLRAKLPKPTKGALQQLQGQSGGGFRPSGVFFQTPLNTPVSAVHHGRVVFADWLRGFGLLMIIDHGDGYMSLYGYNQALLKDTGDWVRSGETVASAGSSGGQSETGLYFEIRHNGKPDDPLRWFKK, from the coding sequence ATGCTTGCGCCCGCGGCCGCCGAGAATGTCAGGGCTGACAGCGGCTGGCAGGACCAGGGCGACCATGAAAAGAAGCTGAAGGAACTCAAGCGCGATATCAGCAAATTAAAAGACTGGATTCATGACGCCCAGGGTGAGCAAAGCGATCTTGAAAAAGAGCTGCGCGCCACCGAGGAAAAAATCCAGGATAAAGTCCGGGAAATCAACAAACTCCAAACCTCTATCAATGACACTGAAAAGCAGGTCGATGAGCTGGAGGACAAGGAGAAAGAGCATCTGGCCTCTCTTTCACAACAGAAAGGCCTGCTCGCCAGACAGATTCAAGCCGCTTATGGCATGGGCCGCGAGCAAGGCGTCAAATTACTGCTCAATGCGGAAGATCCCACCACCCTGCAAAGAATGCTGGCCTACTATGACTACCTGAATGTGGCCCGCGGCGAGCATATCGAAAAATATCGCCAGACCATCGAAGAGCTGAAGCAGACCCGCGCGGAAATTCTCAAGCGCAACCAAGCGCTGTTGGAATCCCGCAATGCGCTGGCACTCAGCAAAGAAACGCTTGAGTCCAAACGCAAAGAGCGGGAAACGACGCTGGCCAAGCTCAACTCCAGCCTTAATTACAAGCAGAACGAATTGACCCGCATGCAGAAAAACCAGAAGCAACTGGAAACGCTGGTCAAAGAAGTGGAAAAGGCCATATCTAACTTAGAGTTAACCCAAGACTCTGTGCCTTTCTCCAAACTCCGTGCTAAATTACCCAAACCTACGAAGGGCGCATTGCAGCAGCTTCAAGGACAATCCGGCGGTGGTTTCAGACCGTCCGGGGTATTTTTCCAAACCCCACTGAACACCCCTGTTTCCGCCGTGCATCACGGACGCGTCGTGTTTGCGGATTGGCTGCGGGGCTTCGGCCTGTTGATGATCATTGATCATGGCGATGGCTATATGAGCCTGTATGGCTACAATCAAGCTTTACTCAAGGATACCGGCGATTGGGTTCGCAGCGGCGAGACCGTCGCCAGCGCCGGCAGCAGCGGAGGCCAGTCCGAAACCGGGCTATACTTTGAAATAAGGCATAACGGCAAGCCTGACGACCCTCTCCGATGGTTCAAGAAATAA
- a CDS encoding S41 family peptidase — protein MLSKFTRNALSGIILSLAVVPHGWADEPLQEPETPIDDVSVTDAATAERGSLPLDDLRKFAEVFDRIKRAYVEDVDDTTLLNNAIRGMLSGLDPHSAYLEPSAFEDLQESTSGEFGGLGIEVGLEDGFIKVITPIDDTPAQKAGIGAGDLIIKLDNKTVKGMTLEDAVNMMRGKPGTPIKLTLVKKGENSPVELEVLRDVIRVASVKTMNLDKGYGYIRITQFQAQTGSDFTKAINKLKDASPQGLKGVILDLRNNPGGVLQAAVDVADSLLDEGLIVYTDGRIKSSKLRFTATPGDEIAGAPMVVLINGGSASASEIVAGALQDHHRAIILGTESFGKGSVQTVLPLDEEYGLKLTTARYYTPSGRSIQALGIVPDIQVQRAQITEEESQPFFKEADLSGHLVNENGEGDGKSAKRDSSVQEIIAKDFQLREALNLLKGLTIMKASAKG, from the coding sequence ATGTTGTCAAAATTTACTCGAAATGCGCTATCCGGAATCATTCTCTCTCTCGCCGTTGTCCCACATGGTTGGGCTGACGAGCCCCTGCAGGAACCAGAGACTCCCATCGACGACGTCAGCGTAACAGACGCGGCCACTGCTGAACGCGGCAGTCTGCCTCTGGACGATCTGCGCAAATTCGCGGAAGTGTTTGACCGCATCAAACGCGCCTATGTGGAAGACGTCGACGACACCACCCTGTTGAACAACGCCATTCGCGGCATGTTGTCCGGACTTGATCCCCACTCCGCCTACCTTGAGCCCAGCGCTTTTGAAGACCTGCAGGAATCCACTTCCGGCGAGTTCGGCGGCCTCGGCATTGAAGTCGGCCTGGAAGATGGCTTCATCAAAGTCATCACCCCTATCGACGATACCCCCGCGCAGAAAGCGGGCATTGGCGCCGGCGACCTGATTATCAAACTCGACAACAAAACCGTTAAAGGCATGACGCTGGAAGACGCCGTCAATATGATGCGCGGCAAACCCGGCACCCCGATCAAACTGACCTTGGTGAAAAAAGGCGAAAACAGTCCCGTTGAGCTTGAAGTGTTGCGCGACGTCATTCGCGTCGCCAGCGTGAAAACCATGAACCTGGATAAGGGATACGGCTACATCCGCATCACCCAGTTCCAGGCGCAAACCGGCTCTGATTTCACTAAAGCGATCAACAAGCTGAAAGACGCTTCGCCGCAGGGTCTGAAAGGCGTGATTCTGGATCTGCGCAACAACCCCGGAGGCGTTCTGCAAGCGGCGGTGGATGTGGCGGATTCTCTGCTGGATGAAGGCCTGATTGTTTACACCGATGGCCGCATCAAAAGCTCCAAACTGCGCTTCACCGCCACGCCTGGCGATGAAATCGCCGGCGCTCCGATGGTCGTACTGATCAACGGCGGCTCCGCGTCCGCCTCGGAAATTGTCGCAGGCGCCTTACAGGACCATCATCGCGCCATCATCCTGGGCACGGAAAGTTTTGGTAAAGGCAGCGTTCAGACCGTATTGCCGCTGGACGAAGAATATGGCCTCAAGTTGACCACCGCGCGTTATTACACGCCCAGCGGCCGCTCGATTCAGGCTCTTGGCATCGTGCCTGACATTCAGGTGCAGCGCGCCCAGATCACTGAAGAGGAATCACAACCCTTCTTTAAAGAAGCGGACCTGTCCGGCCACCTGGTCAACGAGAATGGCGAAGGCGACGGCAAATCAGCCAAGCGGGATAGCAGCGTACAGGAAATCATCGCCAAGGACTTCCAGTTGCGCGAAGCGCTAAATCTGCTGAAAGGCCTCACTATTATGAAGGCGTCCGCGAAAGGCTGA
- a CDS encoding divergent polysaccharide deacetylase family protein — protein MLLTHAAAKAEEAADATPPQAAVTPAIMHSAPLEDHPPTIAIIIDDMGNYQNMGERAIRIPAPLTLSFLPFRPHTISQARLAYAAGKEIMLHIPMENVKRIPLGASGLTSDMSKQDMVVTFRQAIKAIPYVSGVNNHMGSALTQNRAAMNLVMGELQGYPLYFVDSRTTASSVAHSVAVSHSIPTLDRDVFLDHVISTKAIDFQFKRLLDIARKKGTAIAIGHPHKETIEYLEKVLPSLGEQGVAIATIKGLWAIRNNAQDMFQTTPPTILAERHHDSEPKKSVN, from the coding sequence TTGCTCTTGACGCATGCTGCGGCGAAAGCGGAGGAAGCCGCTGACGCCACGCCGCCTCAAGCGGCGGTGACTCCTGCAATCATGCACTCCGCCCCTCTGGAAGATCATCCGCCCACCATCGCCATCATCATCGACGATATGGGCAACTATCAGAACATGGGGGAGCGCGCCATCCGCATTCCCGCTCCGCTGACGCTGTCATTTCTCCCCTTTCGTCCTCATACCATTTCTCAAGCCAGACTGGCTTACGCCGCTGGTAAAGAAATCATGCTGCACATTCCCATGGAGAACGTGAAGCGTATTCCTCTCGGAGCCAGCGGACTGACCAGCGACATGAGCAAGCAGGACATGGTGGTGACGTTCCGACAGGCGATCAAGGCGATTCCATACGTGAGCGGCGTCAACAACCATATGGGCAGCGCCCTGACGCAGAACCGCGCCGCCATGAATCTGGTGATGGGAGAATTGCAGGGCTATCCTCTGTACTTTGTCGACAGTCGCACCACGGCCTCTTCCGTCGCACACTCTGTCGCCGTCAGTCATTCCATCCCCACTCTGGATCGGGATGTTTTCCTGGACCATGTCATCAGCACCAAAGCTATCGACTTCCAGTTCAAACGCCTGCTGGACATCGCCCGCAAAAAAGGCACGGCCATCGCCATCGGCCATCCTCACAAGGAAACTATCGAATATCTGGAAAAAGTGCTTCCCTCACTGGGAGAGCAAGGCGTCGCCATCGCCACCATTAAAGGTTTATGGGCGATTCGCAATAACGCCCAGGACATGTTCCAGACCACGCCCCCGACGATTCTGGCGGAGCGTCATCACGACAGCGAACCCAAGAAGAGCGTCAACTAA
- a CDS encoding DUF2244 domain-containing protein: MLDVVPGENAACARLILQPNNSAGWKGNRVFLFAVGGVALTISIAFSFFGALPVLAFCGMELALLAGMLRAVSKRCASQEVILITPLEVCIEKGMAQPERTWTFPRWYTRIVLVEGNRNGHLCVVFVCKGEEVEVGAWLADGDRKALIATLRSLVAHYQHLYH; this comes from the coding sequence ATGCTCGACGTCGTCCCCGGAGAAAATGCCGCTTGCGCCCGGCTGATCCTGCAACCCAATAACTCCGCGGGCTGGAAAGGCAATCGCGTCTTTCTCTTTGCTGTAGGCGGCGTCGCCTTAACTATCTCTATCGCTTTTTCTTTCTTTGGCGCGCTCCCTGTGCTGGCGTTCTGCGGTATGGAGCTTGCGCTTCTGGCGGGGATGTTGCGGGCGGTCAGCAAACGCTGCGCCTCGCAGGAAGTGATCCTTATTACCCCTCTGGAAGTCTGCATTGAAAAAGGCATGGCGCAGCCGGAACGCACCTGGACGTTTCCCCGTTGGTACACGCGCATCGTGCTGGTGGAAGGCAACCGCAATGGACATCTCTGTGTGGTGTTCGTCTGTAAAGGAGAGGAAGTGGAAGTGGGCGCCTGGCTGGCGGACGGCGATAGAAAAGCTCTGATCGCCACCTTGCGCTCGCTGGTGGCGCATTATCAGCATCTATATCACTAA
- the hisF gene encoding imidazole glycerol phosphate synthase subunit HisF, which translates to MGLAKRIIPCLDVDKGRVVKGVQFVDIRDAGDPVEVAKRYDEQGADEITFLDITASHEGRDTTVHTVERMASQVFIPLTVGGGIRKLEDIRTMLNAGADKVSINTAAVFTPEFVGEAAAKFGSQCIVVAIDAKKVSAPGEAERWEIFTHGGRKPTGLDAIVWARKMVEFGAGEILLTSMDRDGAKNGFDLALTRAVSDAVSVPVIASGGVGNLQHLVDGVKEGGADAVLAASIFHFGEYSIPEAKAFMARQGVEVRI; encoded by the coding sequence ATGGGCTTGGCGAAACGCATTATTCCTTGCTTGGACGTAGATAAAGGAAGAGTGGTCAAAGGCGTTCAGTTTGTGGACATCCGCGACGCAGGCGACCCAGTGGAAGTGGCGAAGCGCTACGACGAGCAGGGCGCGGATGAAATCACTTTCCTGGACATCACCGCCAGTCATGAAGGCCGCGACACCACTGTGCATACGGTGGAGCGCATGGCCAGCCAAGTGTTTATTCCCCTGACTGTCGGCGGCGGCATTCGCAAGCTGGAGGATATCCGCACTATGCTGAATGCCGGTGCGGATAAAGTCAGCATCAATACTGCAGCCGTTTTCACCCCTGAATTTGTGGGTGAAGCGGCCGCCAAGTTCGGCAGTCAGTGCATTGTCGTGGCGATCGACGCCAAGAAAGTCTCCGCGCCCGGCGAAGCTGAGCGCTGGGAGATATTCACCCACGGCGGTCGCAAGCCCACCGGGTTGGACGCGATTGTCTGGGCCAGAAAAATGGTGGAGTTCGGCGCAGGCGAAATCCTGTTGACCAGCATGGATCGCGACGGCGCCAAAAACGGTTTTGACCTGGCGCTGACACGTGCGGTCAGCGACGCCGTGTCTGTGCCTGTAATTGCGTCCGGCGGCGTAGGCAACCTGCAACATCTGGTCGATGGCGTTAAAGAAGGCGGCGCTGACGCCGTGTTGGCCGCCAGCATTTTCCACTTCGGCGAATACAGCATCCCTGAGGCCAAAGCGTTTATGGCCAGGCAGGGCGTTGAAGTGCGCATTTGA
- the hisA gene encoding 1-(5-phosphoribosyl)-5-[(5-phosphoribosylamino)methylideneamino]imidazole-4-carboxamide isomerase, translated as MLIIPAIDLKDGKCVRLKQGRMDDSTVFSDDPVAMAAQWVDAGARRLHLVDLNGAFAGKPVNGEIVSAIAKAYPDLPIQIGGGIRELDIIEQYLDAGVKYVIIGTKAVKEPAFVEEACRAFPGAVIVGIDAKDGMVATEGWAEVSSVSAVDLAKQFRDAGVSSIVYTDIARDGMMQGVNVEATAALARESGLPVIASGGVTNMDDIRRLATVADSGVIGAITGRAIYEGALDLREAQTYCDSIG; from the coding sequence ATGCTTATAATCCCCGCGATAGACTTGAAAGATGGTAAGTGCGTGCGCCTGAAGCAGGGCCGCATGGACGACTCCACCGTATTCTCCGATGATCCCGTGGCCATGGCCGCGCAATGGGTCGACGCAGGCGCTCGCAGACTGCATCTGGTGGACCTGAACGGCGCTTTCGCCGGCAAACCGGTGAACGGTGAAATCGTCTCCGCCATCGCCAAAGCGTACCCGGATCTGCCTATTCAGATCGGCGGCGGCATTCGCGAACTGGACATCATCGAGCAGTATCTGGATGCAGGTGTGAAGTATGTCATCATCGGCACGAAGGCGGTGAAAGAGCCGGCTTTCGTTGAAGAAGCCTGTCGCGCTTTCCCCGGCGCAGTCATCGTCGGCATTGACGCCAAAGACGGCATGGTCGCGACGGAAGGCTGGGCGGAAGTCAGCTCCGTAAGCGCTGTGGATCTGGCGAAACAGTTCCGCGACGCGGGCGTTTCCTCCATCGTTTACACCGATATCGCCCGCGACGGCATGATGCAGGGCGTGAACGTGGAAGCCACTGCTGCGCTGGCGCGGGAGTCCGGTTTGCCGGTTATCGCTTCTGGCGGCGTCACCAACATGGACGATATTCGTCGCCTGGCGACAGTGGCGGACAGCGGCGTTATCGGCGCAATTACCGGGCGAGCCATTTATGAAGGCGCGCTGGATCTGCGCGAAGCGCAAACGTACTGCGACTCCATTGGCTAA
- the hisH gene encoding imidazole glycerol phosphate synthase subunit HisH produces the protein MNTIAVIDYGMGNLHSVSKALQHVAPDAKVLVTADPKIIAEADRVLVPGVGAMRDCMGEIVRLGFDKIILDAVASGRPMLGVCVGMQVLLQRSEENNGVDCLKVFPGDVKFFGYDLTENGERLKVPHMGWNEVKQTVDHPMWDGIADNDRFYFVHSYYAAGDHPEVVAGTCRYGVDFAAAIARDNIFAAQFHPEKSQHAGLQLLKNFTRWNGRP, from the coding sequence ATGAATACGATCGCGGTCATTGATTACGGAATGGGTAACCTGCACTCGGTGTCGAAGGCGTTGCAGCATGTGGCTCCGGATGCAAAGGTGCTGGTGACCGCCGACCCGAAGATCATCGCTGAAGCGGATCGCGTACTGGTCCCCGGTGTGGGCGCAATGCGTGATTGCATGGGCGAAATCGTACGCCTTGGCTTCGACAAAATCATTCTCGACGCAGTAGCTTCCGGCCGTCCTATGTTGGGCGTATGCGTCGGGATGCAGGTGCTGTTGCAGCGCAGTGAAGAAAACAACGGCGTCGACTGCCTTAAAGTTTTCCCCGGCGACGTAAAGTTCTTTGGTTATGATCTGACCGAGAACGGCGAGCGCCTGAAAGTGCCGCACATGGGCTGGAACGAGGTCAAACAGACAGTTGACCACCCCATGTGGGACGGCATCGCGGACAACGACCGCTTCTACTTCGTACATTCTTATTATGCTGCGGGCGATCATCCCGAAGTCGTCGCGGGTACCTGTCGCTATGGCGTGGATTTCGCCGCAGCCATCGCCCGCGACAATATCTTTGCGGCGCAATTCCACCCGGAAAAGAGCCAGCACGCCGGGCTGCAATTACTGAAGAACTTTACCCGTTGGAATGGCCGTCCTTGA
- the hisB gene encoding imidazoleglycerol-phosphate dehydratase HisB, with protein sequence MAERKAEVTRNTLETQITCKINLDGSGQARFETGVPFLDHMLDQVARHGLIDMDIVAKGDLHIDAHHTVEDIGITLGQAVAKALGDKKGIRRYGHSYVPLDEALSRVVIDFSGRPGLEMHVEFTRSMIGQFDVDLFYEFFQGFVNHAQVTLHIDNLRGRNSHHQIETVFKAFGRALRMALELDPRMAGIMPSTKGAL encoded by the coding sequence ATGGCGGAGCGCAAGGCGGAAGTCACCCGCAATACGCTGGAAACCCAAATCACCTGCAAGATTAACCTCGACGGCAGCGGTCAGGCCCGTTTCGAAACCGGCGTGCCGTTTCTTGACCATATGCTGGACCAGGTCGCCAGACATGGTCTGATCGATATGGACATCGTCGCCAAAGGCGACCTGCATATCGACGCTCACCACACAGTTGAAGACATCGGCATCACATTAGGACAAGCCGTCGCCAAAGCCCTTGGCGACAAGAAAGGCATCCGCCGTTACGGTCATTCCTACGTTCCCCTGGATGAAGCACTGTCCCGCGTGGTGATCGACTTTTCCGGCCGTCCAGGCTTGGAAATGCACGTCGAGTTCACCCGCTCCATGATTGGCCAGTTCGATGTCGATCTGTTCTACGAATTCTTCCAGGGATTCGTGAATCACGCACAGGTGACCCTGCATATCGATAACCTGCGTGGACGCAATTCCCACCACCAGATTGAAACAGTGTTTAAAGCTTTCGGCCGCGCTCTGCGCATGGCGCTGGAGCTGGACCCTCGTATGGCCGGCATTATGCCGTCCACCAAGGGCGCGCTGTAA
- a CDS encoding SRPBCC family protein, whose translation MSVNITIEISRTFETSASYDRVFDLLADVPASVSHFPKVEQLVDLGDNAYRWEMKKIGVDKHAIQTVYACQYSADKERGSITWAPIKGEGNSEVQGSWTVVDKGGRVEARFQTKGSLTLPLPSLLKLAISPVVKHEFNSLVDVYMDNLQKEFAS comes from the coding sequence GTGTCTGTAAACATCACAATTGAAATCAGCCGAACCTTCGAAACATCCGCCAGTTACGACAGGGTGTTCGATTTGCTGGCCGACGTGCCGGCTTCCGTATCCCACTTTCCCAAAGTGGAGCAGTTGGTGGACCTGGGCGATAACGCCTATCGCTGGGAAATGAAGAAGATCGGCGTCGACAAACATGCTATCCAGACTGTTTACGCCTGCCAGTACAGTGCAGATAAAGAACGCGGCAGCATCACCTGGGCGCCTATAAAAGGAGAAGGGAACAGCGAAGTGCAGGGTTCCTGGACCGTGGTGGACAAAGGCGGTCGCGTGGAAGCGCGCTTCCAGACCAAAGGCTCACTGACTTTACCGCTGCCTAGCCTGCTGAAACTGGCCATCAGCCCCGTGGTTAAACACGAGTTCAACTCCCTGGTCGACGTCTATATGGACAACCTGCAAAAAGAATTCGCCTCCTGA
- the mutY gene encoding A/G-specific adenine glycosylase: MNNPSNPQKKQPVTLSHDSAGDQDVATATNSFATRLLTWFDQHGRHDLPWQDPRTPYHVWISEIMLQQTQVSTVIPYFIKFMESFPTVTALAEADQDTVLSHWAGLGYYARARNLHKAAKTIVEKFNGEFPNTLETIQELPGIGRSTAGAILSMGFGIRAPILDGNVKRVLCRHDAVEGWPGKREIETRLWELADAYTPVERVTDYTQAVMDLGATLCTRSKPACSRCPMEDTCQGLAQDMTDQLPTPKAGKKIPTHERFVLVLQNEDGHILLERRPPTGIWGGLWSLPESDKNMDLPDALQSWKEQKHLQLKQYELASPFRHTFSHYHLILKPIIASTADIERQEGAAFIVGESDSQWFDPDQELPGLPAPIEKWLSQKSLDRQKRLL, translated from the coding sequence ATGAACAATCCGTCGAATCCCCAAAAAAAACAGCCTGTTACTCTATCCCATGATTCCGCTGGCGATCAGGATGTCGCCACGGCGACAAACAGCTTCGCTACGCGCCTGCTGACATGGTTCGACCAACATGGCCGCCATGACCTGCCCTGGCAAGATCCACGCACGCCTTATCACGTGTGGATATCGGAGATCATGCTGCAGCAAACCCAGGTCAGCACGGTGATCCCCTACTTCATCAAATTCATGGAGAGCTTTCCCACGGTCACAGCGTTAGCGGAGGCGGATCAGGATACGGTGCTGTCTCACTGGGCCGGTCTGGGGTATTACGCACGGGCGCGCAACTTACATAAAGCCGCCAAGACGATAGTGGAGAAATTCAACGGAGAGTTTCCCAACACACTGGAAACGATTCAGGAGCTACCCGGTATCGGTCGCTCCACCGCTGGCGCGATTCTGTCCATGGGCTTCGGCATTCGCGCCCCCATTCTGGACGGCAACGTCAAGCGCGTACTTTGTCGCCATGACGCGGTAGAAGGCTGGCCGGGCAAGCGCGAAATTGAAACTCGCCTATGGGAGTTAGCGGACGCTTACACACCTGTCGAGCGAGTCACAGATTACACTCAGGCGGTCATGGACCTCGGCGCCACCCTCTGTACCCGCAGCAAACCCGCCTGTAGTCGATGCCCCATGGAGGACACCTGCCAGGGGCTGGCTCAAGACATGACAGACCAATTGCCAACGCCCAAAGCCGGCAAGAAGATCCCCACCCACGAGCGCTTTGTCCTGGTGCTGCAAAATGAGGACGGACACATTCTATTGGAGCGCAGACCGCCGACTGGCATTTGGGGCGGGCTCTGGTCTCTGCCGGAAAGCGATAAGAATATGGACCTGCCGGACGCCCTGCAAAGCTGGAAAGAGCAGAAGCACCTACAGTTGAAGCAATATGAGCTGGCGTCGCCGTTCCGCCACACCTTTTCTCACTATCATCTGATACTGAAGCCCATCATCGCTTCTACAGCCGATATTGAGCGGCAGGAGGGCGCTGCGTTCATCGTTGGAGAATCCGACAGCCAGTGGTTCGATCCTGACCAGGAACTTCCCGGCCTGCCCGCTCCTATAGAGAAGTGGCTCAGTCAGAAATCACTGGACAGGCAAAAGCGCCTGCTCTGA
- a CDS encoding oxidative damage protection protein, protein MARMVFCKKYQQELEGLALPPMPGARGKELFETVSKKAWQEWLQHQTMLINEKRLNLMDPDTRTYLTEQMEKFLNNENFDAAEGFVPKD, encoded by the coding sequence ATGGCGCGAATGGTATTCTGCAAAAAGTATCAGCAAGAACTCGAAGGCCTCGCCCTGCCCCCCATGCCGGGCGCCCGCGGCAAGGAACTGTTCGAGACTGTTTCCAAGAAAGCGTGGCAGGAGTGGCTGCAACACCAGACCATGCTCATCAACGAAAAGCGCTTAAACCTGATGGACCCGGACACTCGCACCTACCTCACCGAGCAGATGGAGAAGTTCCTCAACAACGAAAATTTCGACGCTGCGGAAGGCTTTGTTCCTAAAGACTAA
- a CDS encoding toxin-antitoxin system YwqK family antitoxin, whose product MSQIDESLLEFNDDDLLVFEGKPYTGETFLNYAGGNIKRAMSYDNGLPSGCCKEWYESGQLKREWLAVRSQGASEEKQYYENGVTLSIRLTEHNIETSYEKYNESGELVEQRKLEANSPMAKVLERMRNVHA is encoded by the coding sequence ATGAGTCAAATTGATGAAAGTCTCTTAGAATTCAATGATGACGATCTTCTTGTGTTTGAAGGTAAACCATATACTGGTGAGACTTTTTTAAACTATGCTGGCGGCAATATAAAAAGGGCAATGTCATACGACAACGGATTGCCTTCAGGTTGTTGCAAAGAATGGTATGAGTCAGGTCAACTCAAGAGAGAGTGGCTAGCCGTCCGCAGCCAAGGTGCATCAGAAGAAAAACAGTATTATGAAAATGGAGTCACGTTATCAATTAGGCTGACTGAGCATAATATAGAGACTTCGTACGAGAAATATAACGAGTCTGGCGAGCTTGTTGAGCAGCGAAAATTAGAAGCTAATTCGCCTATGGCAAAGGTATTGGAACGTATGCGCAATGTTCACGCATAA